In Burkholderiales bacterium, one DNA window encodes the following:
- a CDS encoding N-acetylmuramoyl-L-alanine amidase, with protein MGAALLVPLSQALAGTPITAARLWPGPEYTRLTIESPSPLTYNAFSITAPERLVLDLEGIEPSPALDELPARVSADDPFVASIRLGRYKPGVVRIVLDLKQSANPQLFVLKPVGDYGHRLVLDVYPTVPVDPILALLREQEAARATPQPPPGGAAGRPRAPEPPAQQMLRLVTVAIDAGHGGEDPGAKGRRGTYEKHITLAIARKLKTLVDAEPGMRGVLIRDGDYFVALAERVQKARKVQADLFVSIHADAYIKPHARGSSVFALSERGATSAAANWLAKKENEADLIGGVNIDVEDVTLKQVLIDLSQTATINDSLKLGRAVLGELGDVNDLHKAHVEQAGFAVLKAPDIPSILVETAFLTNPEEELKLRDEKYQDKLAAAIFAGIKKYFAANPPVVRNKLVQN; from the coding sequence GTGGGCGCGGCCTTGCTCGTGCCGCTCTCCCAGGCCCTTGCGGGCACCCCGATCACTGCGGCGCGCCTGTGGCCCGGACCGGAGTACACGCGGCTGACGATCGAGAGTCCCTCGCCCCTGACCTACAACGCCTTCTCGATCACCGCGCCGGAGCGCCTGGTACTCGATCTGGAAGGCATCGAACCCAGTCCGGCGCTCGACGAACTCCCAGCGCGGGTGTCCGCCGACGATCCGTTCGTCGCTTCCATCCGGTTGGGACGCTACAAGCCCGGCGTGGTGCGCATCGTGCTGGACCTCAAGCAATCGGCCAATCCGCAACTGTTCGTGCTCAAACCGGTCGGCGACTACGGGCACCGGCTGGTGCTCGATGTGTATCCCACCGTGCCGGTCGATCCGATCTTGGCCTTGCTGCGCGAGCAGGAGGCCGCTCGGGCGACACCGCAACCGCCGCCGGGGGGCGCTGCGGGCCGGCCAAGGGCGCCAGAGCCCCCGGCACAGCAGATGTTGCGCCTCGTGACGGTCGCCATAGACGCGGGACACGGCGGCGAGGATCCTGGTGCCAAAGGACGCCGCGGCACCTACGAAAAGCACATCACGCTTGCGATCGCGCGCAAGCTCAAGACACTGGTCGATGCCGAGCCGGGCATGCGCGGCGTGCTGATTCGCGACGGCGACTACTTCGTCGCACTCGCCGAGCGCGTACAGAAAGCGCGCAAGGTGCAGGCGGACCTCTTCGTTTCGATTCACGCCGACGCTTATATCAAGCCGCACGCACGCGGATCCTCGGTGTTCGCGCTGTCCGAGCGCGGCGCGACCTCTGCCGCGGCCAACTGGCTGGCGAAAAAGGAAAACGAGGCAGACCTGATCGGCGGCGTGAACATCGACGTGGAAGACGTGACGCTGAAACAGGTACTCATCGACCTGTCCCAGACAGCGACGATCAACGACAGCCTGAAACTCGGGCGCGCGGTGCTGGGCGAACTGGGTGACGTGAACGACCTGCACAAGGCGCACGTCGAGCAGGCAGGGTTCGCTGTGCTCAAGGCGCCCGACATTCCTTCAATCCTGGTGGAGACGGCGTTCCTGACCAATCCGGAGGAAGAACTCAAACTGCGCGACGAAAAGTACCAGGACAAGCTCGCGGCCGCGATCTTCGCGGGCATCAAGAAGTACTTCGCCGCCAATCCGCCAGTGGTGAGGAACAAGCTGGTGCAGAATTGA
- a CDS encoding nucleotidyltransferase family protein yields MKSIVGILLAAGSGSRFGGDKLLASLPDGRAVGLAAYRNLRMALDDVRVVVRARDAKLRAMFEQEGAAIVECADAQLGMSRSLVAGVRSARSGDGWVIALGDMPFVKPATARRIAETILHGAPIALPSYRGERGQPVAFSSRLKEELLAISGDEGARSVVQRHWAQVKIVECDDPGVLRDIDVPEDLRE; encoded by the coding sequence GTGAAATCGATCGTCGGAATCCTCCTGGCCGCCGGAAGCGGCTCGCGTTTTGGCGGCGACAAGCTCCTCGCGTCGCTTCCTGATGGTCGTGCGGTGGGACTCGCCGCCTACCGCAACCTGAGGATGGCGCTCGACGACGTGCGGGTCGTGGTACGCGCGCGCGATGCGAAGCTGCGCGCGATGTTCGAACAGGAAGGCGCCGCGATCGTCGAGTGCGCGGATGCACAGCTCGGCATGTCGCGCAGCCTTGTGGCCGGCGTGCGCTCCGCGCGTAGTGGCGATGGCTGGGTGATCGCGCTTGGCGACATGCCGTTCGTGAAGCCCGCGACAGCACGCCGGATCGCCGAGACTATTCTGCATGGCGCACCGATCGCACTGCCCTCATATCGCGGCGAGCGAGGCCAGCCAGTGGCGTTTTCCAGCCGATTGAAGGAGGAGCTGCTCGCGATCAGCGGTGACGAGGGCGCGCGCTCGGTCGTTCAACGGCATTGGGCGCAGGTGAAGATCGTCGAGTGCGACGATCCCGGCGTCCTGCGCGACATCGACGTCCCCGAGGATCTGCGGGAATAG
- a CDS encoding NAD(P)(+) transhydrogenase (Re/Si-specific) subunit beta, whose protein sequence is MSANQVALAYLVASVFFILSLKGLSSPTTARRGNLFGIVGMALAVLTTLTLTTNWLLIVLGIAAGGTVGAIVARRIQMTQMPELVAAMHSLVGLAAVLIAIAAVHDPDAYGIVTAEGTIPRGNRLELFIGTFVGAITFSGSVIAFGKLSGKIGSAPVVFQGQHWLNLALAVVMILFGVAFVVEQSWLPFVVMTAIAFVLGVLIIIPIGGADMPVVISMLNSYSGWAAAGIGFSLNNTMLIISGSLVGSSGAILSYIMCKAMNRSFFNVILGGFGATGAESADAGKQKNYKSGSPEDAAFLLSNAESVIIVPGYGLAVARAQHAVKEMADKLREKGVNVRYAIHPVAGRMPGHMNVLLAEAEIPYDQVFEMEEINNDFSTTDVVLVLGANDVVNPAANVPGSPIYGMPILEVHKARTVLVVKRSMATGYAGLDNDLFYMDKTMMVFGDAKKVVEDIFKAI, encoded by the coding sequence ATGTCCGCCAATCAAGTCGCCCTCGCCTACCTCGTCGCCTCGGTGTTCTTCATCCTTTCGCTCAAAGGGTTGAGTTCTCCGACGACAGCCCGCCGCGGCAACCTGTTCGGCATCGTGGGCATGGCGCTCGCCGTACTGACCACGCTCACGCTGACCACGAATTGGCTGCTTATCGTGCTGGGGATTGCGGCGGGAGGCACCGTGGGTGCGATCGTGGCGCGCCGCATCCAGATGACGCAGATGCCCGAGCTGGTGGCGGCGATGCATTCGCTGGTCGGCCTGGCCGCCGTGCTGATCGCCATCGCCGCGGTGCATGACCCCGATGCCTACGGCATCGTGACGGCGGAAGGAACGATTCCGCGCGGCAACCGCCTGGAGCTGTTCATCGGCACCTTCGTCGGCGCCATCACTTTCAGCGGCTCGGTGATCGCCTTCGGCAAGCTCTCCGGCAAGATCGGATCCGCGCCGGTGGTTTTCCAAGGTCAGCACTGGCTGAATCTCGCGCTCGCGGTGGTGATGATCCTGTTCGGGGTGGCCTTCGTGGTCGAGCAAAGCTGGTTGCCCTTCGTCGTCATGACCGCCATCGCCTTCGTGCTGGGTGTGCTCATCATCATTCCCATCGGTGGGGCCGACATGCCGGTGGTCATCTCGATGCTCAACAGCTATTCCGGCTGGGCCGCGGCGGGCATCGGGTTTTCGCTCAACAACACGATGCTCATCATCTCCGGCTCGCTGGTAGGCAGCTCGGGCGCGATTCTGTCCTACATCATGTGCAAGGCGATGAACCGCTCGTTCTTCAACGTGATTCTCGGCGGCTTCGGCGCCACGGGCGCGGAGAGCGCGGACGCCGGCAAGCAGAAGAACTACAAGAGCGGCAGCCCGGAAGACGCCGCCTTCCTGCTGTCCAACGCCGAATCGGTCATCATCGTTCCGGGCTACGGGCTGGCGGTGGCGCGCGCGCAGCACGCGGTGAAGGAAATGGCGGACAAGCTGCGCGAGAAGGGCGTCAACGTGCGCTACGCCATCCACCCGGTAGCCGGCCGCATGCCGGGGCACATGAACGTTCTGCTGGCCGAGGCCGAGATCCCCTACGACCAGGTGTTCGAGATGGAGGAGATCAACAACGACTTCTCGACCACCGACGTGGTGCTGGTGCTGGGTGCCAACGACGTGGTCAATCCCGCCGCCAATGTGCCGGGCAGTCCGATTTACGGCATGCCGATCCTGGAGGTGCACAAAGCGCGCACCGTGCTGGTGGTCAAGCGCTCGATGGCCACGGGCTACGCCGGCCTGGACAACGACCTGTTTTACATGGACAAGACCATGATGGTGTTCGGCGACGCCAAGAAGGTCGTCGAGGACATCTTCAAGGCCATCTGA
- a CDS encoding NAD(P) transhydrogenase subunit alpha: MTEAIDPIMVNLTVFVLAIFVGYHVVWNVTPALHTPLMSVTNAISGIIIVGAMLAAGPQPIDWGTALGFAAVVLASVNVFGGFLVTQRMLEMFRTKQSKGDKKGR; encoded by the coding sequence ATGACTGAAGCGATCGACCCGATCATGGTGAACCTGACGGTGTTCGTACTGGCGATCTTCGTCGGCTATCACGTGGTGTGGAACGTGACTCCCGCGCTGCATACGCCACTGATGTCGGTGACCAACGCGATCTCGGGAATCATCATCGTCGGCGCGATGCTTGCGGCCGGGCCGCAACCGATCGACTGGGGCACCGCGCTGGGCTTTGCCGCGGTGGTGCTCGCGAGCGTGAACGTGTTCGGCGGCTTCCTTGTCACTCAGCGCATGCTGGAGATGTTCAGGACGAAACAGTCCAAAGGAGACAAGAAGGGCCGCTGA
- a CDS encoding Re/Si-specific NAD(P)(+) transhydrogenase subunit alpha, translating into MLIGVPAETRAGETRVAATPETVRKLSVGGVNQVLVQTGAGRGCSIPDAEFEAAGATLVQAAAEVYDRAELILKVRGPEPSELHWLRKGQVVIGLLQPHRTENLLALARQGVTAFALEWLPRISRAQSMDALSSQANVGGYKAVLIAANTYQRMMPMLMTAAGTVKAARVIVMGVGVAGLQAIATAKRLGAVVEATDVRPETKEQVESLGAKFIEVPLTEAEQELAKGQGGYARDMGEDYRRRQAALIAERIRQADIVITTALIPGRPAPVLVTEEMVKSMKPGSVIVDMAVEQGGNCPLSEPDKVVVKHGVHIVGFTNLPALVAADASALYARNLLNFLALLLDQKTGKFSINRQDEIVAGSLACIDGQLARQQ; encoded by the coding sequence ATGCTCATCGGCGTTCCGGCGGAAACACGCGCGGGTGAAACGCGGGTGGCCGCGACCCCCGAAACGGTCAGGAAGCTGTCGGTCGGCGGTGTCAACCAGGTGCTGGTGCAGACCGGAGCGGGCCGTGGCTGCTCGATTCCCGACGCGGAGTTCGAAGCTGCGGGGGCCACGCTGGTTCAAGCGGCAGCCGAGGTATACGACCGGGCGGAGCTGATCCTGAAAGTGCGCGGCCCGGAGCCTTCGGAGCTGCATTGGCTGCGCAAAGGGCAGGTCGTGATCGGGTTGCTGCAGCCGCACCGGACCGAGAATCTGCTGGCCCTGGCACGCCAGGGCGTCACGGCCTTCGCCTTGGAATGGCTGCCGCGCATTTCGCGGGCGCAGTCGATGGACGCGCTCTCTTCGCAAGCCAATGTCGGCGGCTACAAGGCGGTGCTGATCGCGGCCAACACTTACCAGCGGATGATGCCGATGCTGATGACCGCGGCCGGCACGGTGAAGGCCGCGCGCGTGATCGTGATGGGAGTGGGCGTGGCTGGACTGCAGGCGATCGCTACCGCCAAGCGCCTCGGTGCGGTGGTCGAGGCAACCGACGTGCGTCCCGAAACCAAGGAGCAGGTCGAATCTCTGGGCGCAAAGTTCATCGAAGTCCCGCTCACCGAAGCGGAGCAGGAGCTGGCCAAGGGGCAGGGCGGCTATGCACGCGACATGGGCGAGGACTACCGCAGGCGCCAGGCGGCCCTGATCGCCGAGCGCATCAGGCAGGCGGACATCGTCATCACCACCGCCCTCATCCCGGGACGTCCGGCGCCGGTGCTGGTGACCGAGGAGATGGTCAAGAGCATGAAGCCGGGTTCGGTCATCGTGGACATGGCCGTGGAGCAGGGCGGCAACTGTCCGCTGTCGGAGCCCGACAAGGTGGTGGTCAAGCACGGCGTGCACATCGTCGGGTTCACCAATCTGCCGGCGCTCGTCGCCGCCGACGCCAGCGCGCTGTACGCGCGCAACCTGCTGAACTTTTTGGCGCTGCTGCTCGACCAGAAGACCGGCAAATTCAGCATCAACCGGCAGGACGAAATCGTGGCGGGCTCGTTAGCCTGCATCGATGGACAGCTTGCCAGGCAACAATGA
- the mutL gene encoding DNA mismatch repair endonuclease MutL, with the protein MPAIRLLPDLLITQIAAGEVIERPASALKELLENSLDAGATEVSVQLTEGGARKIRVADDGSGIERDDLPLALARHATSKIASLEDLESVASLGFRGEALASLAAVSHLTLISRAAGDAHAWKIESSAGLCSEPQPAALARGTAVEAADLYFNTPARRKFLKTAATEYAHCEEAFKRIALSRPGVRFTLAHNGRTQWRLESGSATERVHALLGAEFRDAALPVQAQSGSFRLSGLIAQPAYARAARDAQYFFVNGRYVRDRMLAHAVREAYHDVLHHDRHAAFVLFLEIDPHLVDANVHPTKIEVRFREPQAVHRFVFHALDRTLAATSAGAATGSTAAMPIARAQTVPAGAVPAQAAMGLRAHEPSAFYSALFGEGAPPQAMVPSAAQPEEDDHPLGFALGQLSGTYILAQNRSGLVVVDMHAAHERILYEKLKQALDADRIPAQQLLIAATLAAGPLEVAAAEEHRALLAQLGFDLAVIAPNAIAVRAVPALLREADAAQLAREVLGEIARFGGSRVLTERRNELLATLACHCAVRAHRSLTLPEMNVLLRAMETTERSGQCNHGRPTWFQITLGELDKMFLRGR; encoded by the coding sequence ATGCCTGCCATTCGCCTGCTGCCCGACCTGCTGATCACCCAGATCGCCGCGGGTGAAGTGATCGAGCGCCCGGCATCAGCGCTCAAGGAATTGCTCGAAAACAGCCTGGACGCAGGCGCCACGGAGGTCTCGGTCCAGCTCACCGAAGGCGGCGCGCGCAAGATCCGTGTCGCCGACGATGGAAGCGGAATCGAGAGGGACGATCTGCCGCTCGCTCTGGCGCGCCACGCCACCAGCAAGATCGCCTCGCTGGAAGACCTAGAATCCGTTGCCAGTCTGGGCTTTCGCGGCGAAGCACTGGCCTCGCTCGCCGCGGTTTCGCATCTCACCTTGATCAGCCGCGCGGCCGGCGACGCCCATGCCTGGAAGATCGAATCGAGCGCTGGCCTGTGCTCCGAGCCTCAGCCCGCCGCGCTGGCGCGCGGCACGGCGGTGGAAGCGGCAGATCTTTACTTCAATACCCCGGCCCGGCGCAAGTTCCTCAAGACTGCGGCCACCGAGTATGCGCATTGCGAGGAAGCATTCAAGCGCATCGCGCTGTCGCGCCCCGGCGTGCGGTTCACGCTCGCGCACAACGGGCGCACGCAATGGCGGCTCGAATCCGGTTCGGCGACCGAGCGCGTGCACGCATTGCTGGGTGCGGAATTCCGCGACGCCGCGCTGCCGGTGCAGGCGCAGAGCGGGTCGTTTCGACTCTCCGGCCTGATCGCGCAGCCCGCCTACGCGCGCGCCGCGCGCGATGCCCAGTACTTCTTCGTCAACGGCCGCTACGTGCGCGACCGCATGCTGGCGCACGCGGTGCGCGAGGCCTACCACGACGTGCTGCATCACGACAGACACGCGGCATTCGTGCTGTTTCTGGAGATCGATCCGCACCTGGTGGACGCAAACGTTCATCCGACCAAAATCGAAGTGCGCTTTCGCGAGCCGCAGGCCGTGCACCGGTTCGTCTTTCACGCCCTGGACCGCACTCTCGCGGCCACTTCCGCCGGAGCGGCCACGGGTTCGACAGCCGCGATGCCGATCGCGCGCGCCCAGACCGTCCCCGCCGGTGCCGTGCCTGCGCAGGCAGCAATGGGGCTGCGGGCGCATGAGCCCTCGGCGTTTTACTCGGCGCTGTTCGGCGAAGGCGCACCACCGCAGGCGATGGTACCGAGCGCAGCGCAGCCGGAGGAGGACGATCATCCCTTGGGCTTCGCGCTTGGCCAGCTCTCGGGCACCTACATCCTGGCGCAGAACCGCAGCGGCCTGGTGGTGGTCGACATGCACGCCGCGCACGAGCGCATTCTCTACGAAAAGCTCAAACAGGCGCTGGACGCGGACCGCATCCCTGCCCAGCAGCTGCTCATCGCCGCGACCCTGGCGGCAGGTCCGCTGGAAGTGGCCGCTGCCGAGGAGCATCGCGCCTTGCTCGCGCAACTGGGTTTTGACCTCGCCGTCATCGCGCCCAACGCGATCGCCGTGCGCGCCGTGCCGGCGCTGCTGCGCGAAGCCGACGCTGCGCAGCTTGCGCGCGAGGTACTGGGCGAGATCGCGCGCTTCGGGGGCAGCCGCGTGCTGACCGAGCGGCGCAACGAGCTGCTCGCCACGCTGGCCTGCCACTGCGCGGTGCGCGCTCATCGCAGCCTTACGCTACCCGAAATGAATGTCCTGCTGCGCGCAATGGAAACCACAGAGCGCTCCGGCCAGTGCAATCACGGCCGCCCCACCTGGTTCCAGATCACGCTGGGGGAGCTCGACAAGATGTTCTTGAGAGGGAGGTAA
- the miaA gene encoding tRNA (adenosine(37)-N6)-dimethylallyltransferase MiaA: MTSSRLAIPGSGQDRPVAILLMGPTASGKTLTAIELARRFPVEIISVDSAQVYRGMNIGTAKPDVATRLKVPHHLIDVIDPTQSYSAAQFREDALALMHDIVGRGRIPLLVGGTMLYFKSLSEGLSDLPQADPAIRQVIDAMAADAGWPVMHAELRRIDPGTAARLAPNDAQRIQRALEVYYLTGRPMSELLTHAREQPPFELVRIALRPADRTRLHERIAARFEEMLELGLIAEVRELRAAYDLNPELPSMRCVGYRQVWQYLEGQFGLKTLREKGVAATRQLAKRQLTWLRALRDAQAFDCLAEDLPERVGAWLEQKLKMLALKAPGAP, encoded by the coding sequence ATGACTTCCTCGCGTCTTGCTATTCCCGGGTCGGGCCAGGACCGGCCGGTGGCGATCCTTTTGATGGGTCCCACGGCGAGCGGCAAGACCCTGACCGCGATCGAGCTGGCCCGACGTTTTCCGGTCGAGATCATCAGCGTGGACTCGGCGCAGGTCTATCGGGGGATGAACATCGGGACCGCCAAGCCCGATGTCGCCACGCGCCTGAAGGTTCCGCATCATCTGATCGATGTCATCGATCCCACCCAGTCCTACTCCGCGGCGCAGTTTCGTGAAGACGCACTGGCGCTGATGCACGATATCGTCGGCCGCGGCCGCATCCCGCTGCTGGTCGGCGGAACGATGCTCTACTTCAAGTCCCTGTCCGAAGGTCTGAGCGACCTGCCGCAAGCCGACCCGGCCATCCGCCAGGTGATCGATGCCATGGCCGCGGACGCGGGATGGCCGGTGATGCACGCGGAGCTGCGGCGTATCGACCCGGGCACCGCCGCGCGACTCGCTCCCAACGACGCCCAGCGCATCCAGCGCGCCCTGGAGGTGTACTACCTCACCGGCAGGCCGATGTCGGAACTTTTGACGCACGCACGCGAACAGCCGCCGTTCGAACTGGTACGCATCGCCCTGAGGCCCGCTGACCGGACGCGGCTGCACGAGCGCATCGCGGCGCGGTTCGAAGAGATGCTCGAGTTGGGACTGATCGCCGAGGTGCGTGAGTTGCGCGCCGCCTACGACCTGAATCCCGAGCTGCCTTCGATGCGCTGCGTCGGTTATCGCCAGGTGTGGCAATACCTGGAAGGCCAATTCGGACTCAAGACGCTGCGAGAGAAGGGTGTGGCCGCCACGCGGCAGCTGGCCAAACGACAACTGACCTGGCTGCGGGCGCTGCGCGACGCTCAGGCGTTCGACTGCTTGGCGGAAGACCTGCCGGAGCGCGTTGGCGCCTGGCTCGAGCAGAAACTGAAGATGCTGGCGCTCAAGGCACCCGGGGCGCCGTGA
- a CDS encoding heme-binding protein, whose translation MIRRLFAAAVAACLTVASSGVHAQLADKKVLTLEAAKKIAMAAEAEAKKNNWNVVIAIVDDGGHLVYLQRMDGTQTGSVDVAIGKAKTAAAFRRPTKVFDDLAKTRPSIMSLGEVTLLEGGVPIAVGGQLVGAIGVSGVTSQQDAQIAEAGIAALM comes from the coding sequence ATGATCAGGAGACTGTTCGCAGCGGCCGTTGCGGCCTGCCTCACCGTCGCGTCCTCGGGCGTTCACGCCCAGCTTGCCGACAAGAAGGTGCTCACGCTGGAGGCGGCCAAGAAGATCGCCATGGCCGCCGAAGCCGAGGCCAAGAAGAACAACTGGAACGTGGTGATCGCGATCGTCGACGACGGCGGACACCTCGTCTATCTGCAACGCATGGACGGCACGCAAACCGGCAGCGTCGACGTGGCGATCGGCAAGGCGAAGACGGCCGCGGCATTTCGGCGGCCCACCAAAGTCTTTGACGATCTGGCCAAGACGCGGCCTTCCATCATGAGCCTCGGCGAGGTCACGCTGCTCGAAGGCGGGGTGCCGATCGCGGTCGGCGGGCAACTGGTGGGCGCGATCGGAGTGTCAGGCGTCACCTCGCAGCAGGATGCGCAGATCGCGGAGGCCGGCATCGCCGCTTTGATGTAG